From the Blastocatellia bacterium genome, the window TCGCCCAGCGTCAAACCATTCCAGTTCGAGAGAAAATCTGCTCCCGCCAGGGGAGGCGCCGATTCTCCGCCGGTCAATGTCGCCAGATGACAGAGTGCACATTCCTGTTGATAGAGCGCCTCGCCGCGTTTGGCTTGCTCTTCAGTATAGACACCGTCCCATACAGAGCGAGATGGTTGCCCTTCTTGCCGAAGGCCAGATGATGCATGAGCGACGAACACGAAATGACGTTGTGCTCTCTTCCGCTCGTTCCTCAGGCAAGAGGACGGAACGGGTGCACTGGGAAGGAACTGCTGCCCGACAGGCTGGGGCTGCATGTCACAGCACCAGTTTGCAGCGAATGCGACCAGTGGCAGAATCAGGCCCGTCTGGAGGATGAGTCTCAACACTTTTCGGTCTCTTTGTCTCATCGTCTGGCAGTCGCTGTCGGTCGGGTCTCCGCATCCGGGAGCCGAAAGGCGATATATTCGCCTGAGTAGGAACCTCCGCTGATAGCAACAACGATGTACTGCTTGCCGTTGTGCATATACGTCATGGGAGAGCCACTTTGAGGGGCGGGCATATAGATAGCACCCACCTCCTTGCCCGTCAGCTTGTCATAGGCTCGCAGCATCGCGCCGCGCGGTCTCGTGGGCGTCGTGGTGAACTGTCCATCACCGGCAATAACCAGCGTCTTTGTCACCAATGGTCCAATGGTATAAACCGCCTGTCCTGTGCGTGGAATGTCGAGTCCTTTCAGTGCCGGATGATTCCGCACGACATCGGGTGTTTCGCCATGGGGGACCTGCCAAACGATCTCACCCGTGTCAAGATTGATGGCAGTGAGCGTGCCATAGGGCGGTTTAAGAAGCGGCAGACCTTGAACGCTCAGGCCCCCGCCTCCTCCCGCCGGACGCTGGGGGGGTGGCGGCGCATCCGCACCGGCGTACTCACCGGGTCCCGTCCTCACGCGGAAAGGTTCTCCCGCGATGCCCGCGACGTATCTGAGGTCGGAATAGCCCTCGGGCGGGGGAACAAGACCAATCGGCGTAATACACGCATTGCATGCAAACAGGTACACAATATGCGTTTCCGGATCGTAAGCTCCTCCGGGCCAGTTGGTTCCCCCGGCAGCCGTTGCCACAGTGAGCGTCGCCAGCGGCCCTTCCATCTTGCTCACGACCGGCGGCGTGTAAATGGGTCCCAGTTTGTATTTGGAGACAATCTTCAATGCTTCCGCTCGCAATTCCGGAGTGAAGTCAATCAAATCATCAACCGAAATCCCGTTGCGAGCATAAGCCGGTGGGCGCGTGGGGATCGGTTGCGTCGGAGAGTACCATTCGCCCGGAACATCGCCTTTTTCCACCGGCCGCTCGATGATCGGCCAGATCGGTTCGCCGGTCACACGATCGAAGACAAAAAGGAAAGCTTGCTTGGTCGGCAAAGCTACCACCTTAC encodes:
- a CDS encoding cytochrome c gives rise to the protein MFVAHASSGLRQEGQPSRSVWDGVYTEEQAKRGEALYQQECALCHLATLTGGESAPPLAGADFLSNWNGLTLGDLFERLRISMPPDQPDRLSRQQKIEILAYMLSVNKFPAGSRELPRETYALNQIRLDATKP